One genomic window of Paraburkholderia phytofirmans PsJN includes the following:
- the wecC gene encoding UDP-N-acetyl-D-mannosamine dehydrogenase encodes MDFETVSVVGLGYIGLPTAAVFAARRKRVIGVDVSQHAVDTINRGAIHIVEPELDMLVHAAVTQGYLRATITPEPADAFLIAVPTPFSDGYKPDLRFIEAASHAIAPVLKKGDLVVLESTSPVGTTEQMAAWMAQLRPDLTFPQQAGEQSEIRIAHCPERVLPGHVIRELVENDRVIGGMTPRCSELARELYQSFVRGDCILTDARTAEMCKLTENSFRDVNIAFANELSIICDKLDINVWELIRLANRHPRVSILQPGPGVGGHCIAVDPWFIVDSAPDQARLIRTARTVNDAKPGYVVDRVERAAGRFKDPVIACLGLAFKANIDDLRESPAVEIADELAERFAGQVVVVEPNVRTLPASLDGRTRLCELNEALLEADIIVILVDHAQFRRVDPVRFQAKVVIDTRGVLAHA; translated from the coding sequence ATGGATTTTGAAACTGTTTCGGTGGTTGGCCTCGGCTACATTGGGCTTCCGACGGCGGCCGTGTTCGCGGCGCGCCGCAAACGTGTCATTGGCGTGGACGTCAGTCAGCATGCGGTCGACACTATCAATCGTGGTGCCATTCATATTGTCGAGCCGGAGCTCGATATGCTGGTACACGCGGCAGTCACGCAAGGCTACCTTCGCGCAACGATCACGCCTGAGCCTGCGGACGCGTTTCTGATCGCTGTGCCGACGCCTTTCTCCGATGGCTACAAGCCGGACCTCCGCTTCATCGAAGCAGCGAGTCACGCGATCGCGCCGGTGCTCAAGAAGGGCGACCTTGTCGTCCTCGAATCGACGTCACCGGTTGGCACAACTGAGCAGATGGCAGCGTGGATGGCACAGCTCCGACCCGATCTCACCTTCCCGCAACAGGCGGGCGAGCAATCGGAGATCCGCATCGCGCATTGTCCTGAGCGCGTGCTGCCTGGCCACGTGATTCGCGAACTGGTCGAGAATGACCGCGTAATCGGCGGCATGACGCCGCGCTGTAGCGAACTGGCGCGTGAACTCTATCAAAGCTTCGTGCGTGGCGACTGCATCCTGACGGATGCTCGTACAGCGGAGATGTGCAAACTGACGGAGAACTCATTCCGTGACGTCAACATCGCCTTTGCGAATGAACTTTCGATCATCTGCGACAAGCTCGATATCAACGTGTGGGAGCTGATCCGTCTTGCGAACCGCCATCCGCGGGTGAGCATCCTGCAGCCGGGTCCGGGAGTGGGGGGGCACTGCATCGCCGTCGATCCGTGGTTCATCGTGGACTCTGCGCCGGACCAGGCTCGCCTGATTCGCACCGCGCGAACGGTCAACGACGCAAAGCCGGGCTATGTGGTCGACCGCGTGGAGCGCGCGGCGGGGCGCTTCAAGGATCCGGTGATTGCGTGTCTCGGGTTGGCGTTCAAAGCGAATATCGACGACCTGCGCGAAAGCCCGGCCGTCGAAATCGCCGACGAACTGGCGGAAAGATTCGCAGGCCAGGTGGTGGTCGTCGAACCGAATGTGAGGACGTTGCCGGCGTCGCTCGATGGCAGAACCCGCCTCTGTGAATTGAACGAAGCGTTGCTGGAGGCGGACATCATTGTCATTCTGGTCGACCATGCGCAGTTCCGGCGCGTGGACCCGGTTCGCTTTCAGGCGAAGGTGGTGATCGACACGCGTGGGGTGCTGGCGCATGCGTGA
- a CDS encoding polysaccharide biosynthesis tyrosine autokinase: protein MKLLDRERSADALGEKEITLSEVIALLSENRLLIALTTAAMLFLGIAYAFFGTPLYKADVTIQVDSNSGSDTLNDKLGELASLFQSKASTDAEIELIRSRMVVEETVRSLQLDVNATPHRFPLIGALIARQALPGSPASAFLGLSSFAWGGETLGVAQFDVPAALYDQPFKLMVGAGQAFELRDADGHTVLRGHVGIAEQGVTRFGSVQLRVDHMIARVGTSFNLKRSSTQLTTADLQSALNINEKAKQSGIVAVSLEGEDAARTAATVNRVASIYVQRNVDRKSAQAQQMLQFLADQLPQLRADLDDAEARYNAFRTQNGTVDLETEGKLLLQSIVDSKTKLIELQQQRSALAQRYTVEHPSIQAIDAQIDELQEQQRSFGAKVAALPNIQQQALRLMRDVRVDTDLYTKLLDSTQQLRVLKAGQLGNVHTIDYAEVAEKAVKPKKALVIALSGLIGVVLGCAIAFVRSTLNRGLETPSEIEGAVGVPVYAIVSRSARQRTLQQSARGGGSGLNVLAVAQPDDVAVEGIRSLRTALQFGLLKSHNNIVMLTGPRPDVGKSFLSVNLATVLSAGGKRVLLVDSDMRRGDVHRYFSLPSKPGLSDVIGGVEPSSAVHYQVLPHLDVLMSGSVASSPAEILMSDSFGSLLAQFSKEYDVVIVDSPPVLAVTDPVLIGKHAGLTLLVIRHGRHSAAELQESVRQLSSAGHAVDGVLLNAVPQRASAYGAFSEYGAEKSA from the coding sequence ATGAAATTACTTGATCGGGAACGCTCGGCCGACGCGCTGGGCGAAAAGGAAATCACGCTGTCCGAGGTCATCGCATTGTTGAGCGAGAATCGGCTTTTGATCGCGTTGACCACTGCGGCAATGCTATTTCTCGGCATTGCCTATGCATTTTTCGGCACGCCTTTGTACAAAGCCGATGTAACGATTCAGGTCGACAGCAACTCAGGCAGCGACACGCTCAACGACAAGCTCGGCGAGCTCGCGTCGTTGTTCCAAAGCAAGGCATCGACCGACGCGGAGATTGAACTGATCCGTTCGCGAATGGTAGTCGAAGAAACTGTCCGGAGTTTGCAGCTCGACGTCAACGCGACGCCACACCGATTTCCGCTGATTGGCGCGCTGATCGCACGGCAGGCACTCCCTGGCAGTCCAGCGAGCGCCTTCCTGGGGTTAAGCAGTTTCGCCTGGGGCGGGGAGACTTTAGGCGTGGCTCAATTCGACGTTCCCGCTGCGCTCTACGATCAGCCTTTCAAATTGATGGTCGGAGCCGGGCAGGCGTTCGAACTGCGCGATGCGGACGGCCATACGGTGCTGCGCGGCCACGTGGGCATTGCGGAGCAGGGCGTCACACGGTTCGGGTCTGTTCAGTTGAGAGTGGATCATATGATTGCGCGCGTCGGCACGTCGTTCAATCTGAAGAGGTCCTCGACGCAGCTGACGACAGCGGATCTGCAAAGCGCGCTCAATATCAACGAGAAGGCCAAACAGTCGGGCATAGTCGCAGTCTCGCTCGAAGGCGAGGATGCTGCGAGGACCGCAGCTACCGTGAACCGTGTGGCGAGCATTTACGTTCAGCGAAATGTAGACCGCAAGTCCGCGCAAGCGCAGCAAATGCTGCAGTTTCTCGCTGACCAACTTCCCCAACTACGCGCAGACCTCGACGACGCTGAAGCCAGATATAACGCGTTCCGCACGCAGAACGGCACTGTCGATCTGGAAACAGAAGGCAAGCTCCTGTTGCAATCGATTGTCGACAGCAAAACTAAACTGATCGAGTTGCAGCAGCAACGCTCCGCGCTCGCGCAGCGATACACGGTGGAACACCCGTCTATCCAGGCGATTGATGCCCAGATCGACGAATTGCAGGAACAACAACGCTCCTTCGGCGCGAAAGTGGCGGCGTTGCCGAACATACAGCAACAGGCGCTGCGTCTCATGCGCGACGTGCGGGTCGACACCGACCTGTACACCAAGCTGTTGGATAGCACGCAGCAGTTGCGTGTGCTTAAAGCGGGCCAACTGGGCAACGTCCACACGATCGACTACGCGGAGGTGGCCGAAAAAGCGGTCAAACCGAAGAAAGCACTGGTGATCGCGCTTTCAGGCCTGATCGGTGTGGTGCTTGGATGCGCTATCGCATTTGTGCGCAGTACTTTGAATCGTGGACTCGAGACGCCATCGGAAATCGAAGGAGCGGTCGGCGTGCCGGTGTACGCGATCGTGTCTCGAAGCGCGCGGCAGCGGACCTTGCAGCAGTCGGCTCGTGGCGGCGGGTCTGGGTTGAACGTGCTCGCGGTGGCTCAACCTGATGACGTGGCAGTGGAAGGCATCCGCAGTTTGAGAACGGCGTTGCAGTTCGGCTTGCTCAAATCGCACAACAACATCGTGATGCTGACGGGGCCACGGCCGGACGTCGGCAAGTCGTTTCTCTCGGTGAATCTGGCCACGGTGCTGTCGGCTGGCGGTAAACGTGTGTTGCTAGTCGACTCGGACATGCGCCGAGGCGACGTGCACAGATACTTTTCGCTCCCGAGTAAACCGGGCTTGTCCGACGTGATCGGCGGAGTCGAGCCGTCAAGCGCGGTGCACTACCAGGTCTTGCCCCACCTCGACGTACTGATGAGTGGCAGCGTTGCCTCAAGTCCGGCCGAAATCCTGATGAGCGATTCCTTCGGGAGCTTGCTCGCACAGTTCAGCAAGGAGTACGACGTGGTCATCGTTGATTCGCCGCCGGTGTTGGCCGTGACCGACCCGGTACTGATCGGCAAGCACGCGGGCCTGACGTTGCTCGTGATTCGTCACGGGCGGCACTCTGCCGCCGAACTCCAGGAAAGCGTGCGTCAACTGAGTAGCGCCGGCCATGCCGTCGACGGCGTTCTGCTGAACGCTGTTCCACAGCGGGCCAGTGCATACGGCGCGTTCTCCGAATACGGGGCTGAAAAATCCGCATGA
- a CDS encoding low molecular weight protein-tyrosine-phosphatase, whose protein sequence is MTSVLMVCEGNVCRSPIARAILERALPAVSVSSAGTRALVGRHADPLAIQVACQHGMDISAHVAEALGNEHVRAADVVLAMTNTQRTLILDRFPSARGKVFRLGEHEQLDIVDPYQRHRVIFDLAFTQIEHGVLKWCDDIVRLMH, encoded by the coding sequence ATGACTAGCGTTTTGATGGTGTGTGAGGGGAACGTGTGTCGGAGTCCGATTGCGCGGGCCATTCTTGAACGGGCGCTGCCTGCTGTGTCAGTGAGTTCCGCGGGTACGCGGGCGCTCGTTGGCAGGCACGCGGATCCACTCGCAATTCAGGTTGCATGCCAGCACGGCATGGACATCAGTGCTCATGTAGCCGAGGCGCTTGGCAACGAACACGTGCGCGCGGCGGATGTCGTGCTGGCCATGACGAATACCCAGCGCACGTTGATTCTCGATCGGTTTCCTTCCGCAAGGGGAAAGGTTTTTCGTCTGGGCGAACACGAACAGCTCGATATTGTGGATCCATATCAGCGGCATCGTGTCATTTTTGACCTAGCCTTCACGCAAATCGAGCACGGCGTTTTGAAATGGTGCGATGACATTGTCAGGCTGATGCACTGA
- a CDS encoding polysaccharide biosynthesis/export family protein encodes MLAVFLTRPAFRLGVLMTAVSLLASACAVAPGMRMETSHVQNMTGASNASSVAGEAGEGMAGERASATNGTPDIAITEVDAALLSQLAQRGKQQQNELSQLLSGVPRPYAVGPGDVLQIVVWDHPEFAAALGSSQTQSSTKPGDPLSGFVVDQNGGLTFPYAGTLHVAGLRIEEIQQRLSSALATYFVKPQVTVRMASYRAHQVYVDGEVRSPGALAVNDVPMTLYEAVSRAGGFSETADQSDLVLVRGDHSYRVNLTQMLAQGLSPSRLYLNPGDLLRVGSRDENDAYVMGEVNKPVSAIPRRTGRMTLADALSQAGSVNASTADAAQMFVIRGSLPGTPQVFHLDGHSPVAMLLAKDFELQPKDVVYVDGSGLVRFNRVLSLLMPLINTGLTAGVIAK; translated from the coding sequence ATGTTAGCGGTATTTTTAACCAGGCCGGCTTTCAGGCTTGGAGTGTTGATGACGGCGGTGAGTTTGTTGGCGAGTGCGTGCGCTGTGGCGCCGGGGATGCGGATGGAGACGTCTCACGTGCAGAATATGACGGGTGCGTCCAATGCTTCGAGCGTTGCTGGAGAAGCCGGCGAAGGCATGGCCGGCGAACGGGCAAGTGCAACGAATGGCACGCCGGACATCGCGATAACAGAGGTCGACGCGGCGCTGCTTTCGCAGTTGGCACAACGTGGAAAACAGCAGCAGAACGAGCTGTCTCAATTGCTCTCCGGAGTGCCGCGGCCCTACGCGGTCGGGCCCGGTGATGTGCTGCAGATCGTCGTTTGGGATCATCCGGAATTCGCTGCCGCACTCGGCTCTTCGCAGACACAATCGTCCACGAAGCCGGGAGACCCGCTGTCTGGATTCGTGGTTGACCAGAACGGTGGGTTGACGTTTCCGTATGCGGGCACGCTACACGTGGCGGGCCTGCGTATCGAAGAGATTCAGCAACGGCTGAGCAGCGCGCTCGCAACATATTTCGTCAAGCCGCAAGTCACCGTCCGAATGGCATCCTATCGCGCGCATCAGGTCTACGTCGACGGCGAAGTGCGTAGTCCTGGTGCATTGGCGGTCAACGACGTGCCCATGACCCTTTACGAAGCAGTTAGCCGCGCGGGTGGTTTCAGTGAAACGGCCGACCAGAGCGATCTCGTTCTGGTGCGTGGCGATCACTCTTATCGCGTGAATCTGACGCAAATGCTCGCTCAGGGATTAAGCCCGTCGCGGCTCTATCTGAACCCCGGTGATCTGCTGCGTGTGGGCTCGCGTGATGAAAACGATGCATATGTGATGGGCGAAGTGAACAAACCGGTTTCGGCTATTCCGCGCCGAACGGGCCGCATGACATTGGCCGACGCACTTTCGCAGGCCGGCAGCGTGAATGCCTCGACTGCCGACGCCGCTCAGATGTTCGTGATCCGCGGTTCACTTCCCGGGACGCCGCAGGTGTTTCACCTCGATGGTCATTCACCGGTCGCGATGCTGCTTGCGAAGGATTTCGAATTGCAGCCGAAGGACGTGGTGTACGTGGATGGTAGCGGTCTGGTTCGCTTTAATCGCGTGCTGAGTTTGTTGATGCCGTTGATTAACACTGGTCTGACGGCGGGAGTCATTGCGAAATGA
- a CDS encoding undecaprenyl-phosphate glucose phosphotransferase: MHTVIRKTAGRDLAEMESVLARLLDAVLIALSAALAELLFVPGSGHSLLEGAFVALDMAFAVLLLPWFGVYDSWRGRSKWRLSVSLVFGWIAVQVCGLAMLFLLHRAASVSRLWCVSWTVIAAVALVSSRWAVHAVLSRMRRGGGNLRMVAVVGAGAHRDAVVANIMSSPDAGFRAVATFNTRQDGESELNGLPSFERFRDFADWVRRERIEEVWLALAMSEEETVLTVLDEFSHDLVNLRFIPDVRSLAMFDRNVIDLIGAPAINLMASPMTPYALVQKAVFDRLFASVALLALLPVMLSIAVAVKVTSKGPVLFTQRRKGADGRVFRIYKFRSMREHVARPGVVLQARRGDPRVTRVGAFLRRTSLDELPQFLNVLRGEMSVVGPRPHAIEHDDQYRGVVDGYIHRYRIKPGITGWAQVNGFRGETDRVEKMQARVEHDLYYLRNWSFGLDMRIVLATVVKGLLHRNAY, translated from the coding sequence ATGCACACGGTGATTCGTAAAACCGCTGGCCGGGATTTGGCGGAAATGGAGAGCGTCCTGGCGCGCCTGCTAGACGCGGTGTTGATCGCGTTGTCGGCGGCGCTGGCCGAACTGCTATTCGTGCCCGGCTCGGGGCATTCGCTTCTCGAAGGCGCTTTCGTCGCGCTCGATATGGCGTTCGCGGTTTTGCTGCTGCCGTGGTTCGGCGTATATGACTCGTGGCGTGGCCGCTCGAAATGGCGTTTGAGCGTCAGTCTGGTGTTCGGCTGGATCGCGGTGCAGGTCTGTGGGCTTGCCATGTTGTTTCTGCTTCATCGCGCTGCGTCGGTGTCCCGGCTTTGGTGCGTGAGTTGGACCGTGATTGCGGCAGTGGCGCTCGTTTCGTCGCGGTGGGCGGTGCATGCGGTACTCAGCCGGATGAGACGCGGCGGCGGGAACTTGCGAATGGTTGCCGTGGTAGGCGCCGGCGCGCATCGCGACGCGGTGGTGGCCAACATCATGAGTTCACCGGATGCAGGCTTCCGGGCGGTCGCCACTTTTAACACTCGCCAGGACGGCGAGTCTGAGTTGAATGGCTTGCCGTCGTTTGAGAGGTTCCGCGATTTCGCGGACTGGGTGCGCCGCGAACGGATCGAAGAGGTATGGCTTGCGCTGGCGATGTCCGAAGAAGAGACCGTGCTGACGGTCCTCGACGAATTTAGTCACGACCTGGTTAATTTGCGCTTCATTCCTGATGTGCGCAGTCTCGCGATGTTCGATCGCAACGTGATCGATCTGATCGGCGCGCCGGCCATCAATCTGATGGCCTCGCCGATGACGCCGTACGCGCTGGTTCAGAAAGCGGTCTTCGACCGGTTGTTCGCGAGTGTGGCGCTGTTGGCTTTGTTGCCGGTGATGTTGTCGATTGCAGTGGCCGTCAAAGTGACTTCGAAGGGGCCGGTGTTGTTTACCCAACGGCGCAAGGGTGCGGATGGGCGCGTCTTTCGCATATACAAGTTTCGTTCGATGCGTGAGCACGTGGCGCGGCCAGGTGTAGTTCTGCAGGCGAGGCGTGGAGATCCGCGCGTGACTCGTGTCGGTGCGTTTTTACGTCGCACGAGTCTCGATGAGTTGCCGCAGTTTCTGAATGTGTTGCGTGGGGAAATGTCGGTGGTTGGGCCGCGGCCGCATGCGATCGAACATGATGATCAGTATCGGGGCGTTGTCGATGGGTATATCCATCGATACCGGATCAAGCCAGGTATTACCGGGTGGGCTCAGGTGAATGGTTTTCGTGGCGAGACGGATCGGGTTGAAAAGATGCAGGCTCGGGTCGAGCATGATTTGTACTACTTGCGGAATTGGTCGTTTGGGTTGGACATGCGGATTGTGCTGGCGACGGTGGTGAAGGGGTTGCTGCATCGGAATGCGTATTGA
- a CDS encoding 2-dehydropantoate 2-reductase, which produces MKICVFGAGAIGGLMGVQLARAGADVSFVARGPHLAAMREHGARLIMDGETFSAPVRCTSDPRELGVQDFVIITLKAHSLPGVVEAMQPLLGKHTAVVTGVNGIPYWYFYQHGGRFAGTRLASVDPDGNQWTRLGPERAIGCVLYPAAEIVEPGVIKHVYGKKFPIGEPSGERTPRIQQLHEIMQAAGFEAPIRDNIRDEIWLKLWGNLCFNPISALTHATLDVLTSDPGTRAVSRTMMLEAKRIAEQFGVHFRVDVEKRIDGAGAVGAHKTSTLVDLENRRPMEIDPLLTVVQEMGHLVAEPTPTIDVVLALIKLRERMALQGD; this is translated from the coding sequence ATGAAGATCTGTGTCTTCGGAGCGGGAGCGATCGGCGGCTTGATGGGTGTGCAACTCGCACGCGCCGGTGCGGATGTGAGTTTCGTCGCGCGCGGTCCGCATCTCGCGGCCATGCGCGAGCATGGCGCGCGTCTGATCATGGACGGCGAGACGTTCAGCGCGCCGGTGCGCTGCACGTCCGACCCACGCGAGCTCGGCGTGCAGGACTTCGTGATCATTACGCTCAAGGCACATTCGCTGCCCGGCGTAGTGGAAGCAATGCAGCCGCTGCTCGGCAAGCACACGGCCGTCGTCACGGGCGTCAACGGCATTCCGTATTGGTACTTCTATCAGCACGGCGGCCGCTTCGCCGGCACGCGTCTCGCGAGCGTCGATCCGGACGGCAATCAATGGACCAGGCTTGGCCCCGAACGGGCGATCGGCTGCGTGCTCTATCCGGCTGCCGAAATCGTCGAGCCCGGCGTCATCAAGCATGTGTACGGCAAGAAATTCCCGATCGGAGAGCCGAGCGGAGAACGCACGCCGCGCATTCAACAATTGCACGAAATCATGCAGGCGGCAGGTTTCGAAGCGCCGATCCGCGACAATATCCGCGACGAAATCTGGCTGAAACTATGGGGCAACCTGTGCTTCAACCCCATCAGCGCATTGACGCACGCCACGCTCGACGTGCTCACCAGCGACCCCGGCACGCGCGCGGTATCGCGCACGATGATGCTCGAGGCCAAGCGCATCGCGGAGCAATTCGGCGTGCACTTTCGTGTCGACGTGGAAAAGCGCATCGATGGCGCGGGCGCGGTCGGCGCTCACAAGACCTCGACGCTGGTCGATCTCGAGAATCGTCGACCGATGGAAATCGATCCGCTGTTGACGGTCGTGCAGGAAATGGGCCATCTCGTCGCCGAGCCGACGCCGACTATCGATGTCGTGCTGGCGCTCATCAAACTGCGTGAACGGATGGCACTGCAGGGAGATTGA